A genomic region of Hippoglossus hippoglossus isolate fHipHip1 chromosome 8, fHipHip1.pri, whole genome shotgun sequence contains the following coding sequences:
- the mapk3 gene encoding mitogen-activated protein kinase 3 has protein sequence MADSSSTAAVGAAGSDSVAAAAAAAGAAATVAQDVAPGAAGPKPVSESVKGQLFDVGPRYTNLSYIGEGAYGMVCSAMDNVTTSRVAIKKISPFEHQTYCQRTLREIKILLRFHHENIIGINDILRARQIDNMRDVYIVQTLMETDLYKLLKSQRLSNDHVCYFLYQILRGLKYIHSANVLHRDLKPSNLLINTTCDLKICDFGLARIADPEHDHTGFLTEYVATRWYRAPEIMLNSKGYSKSIDIWSVGCILAEMLSNKPIFPGKHYLDQLNHILGVLGSPSQEDLNCIINMKARNYLQSLPEKPKIPWEKLFYKADSKALDLLGRMLTFNPIKRISVEEALAHPYLEQYYDPTDEPVAEEPFTFQMELDDLPKEKLKELIFEETARFQETYQGS, from the exons ATGGCGGATTCGAGCAGCACCGCAGCGGTCGGGGCCGCGGGCTCAGACAgcgtcgctgctgctgctgctgctgccggggcGGCTGCCACTGTTGCGCAGGATGTCGCGCCCGGAGCCGCGGGACCCAAGCCCGTGTCCGAGTCCGTGAAGGGCCAGCTATTTGACGTGGGCCCCCGCTACACGAACCTGTCTTACATCGGGGAGGGGGCGTACGGAATGGTGTG CTCTGCCATGGACAACGTGACAACCTCGCGCGTTGCCATCAAGAAAATCAGCCCCTTCGAGCACCAGACGTACTGCCAACGCACACTGAGGGAAATCAAGATCCTGCTGCGTTTCCACCATGAGAATATCATCGGCATCAACGACATTCTCAGGGCACGGCAAATTGACAACATGAGGGATGT CTACATCGTGCAGACTCTGATGGAGACGGACCTGTACAAGCTGCTGAAGAGCCAGAGGCTGAGCAACGACCACGTCTGCTACTTCCTCTACCAGATCCTGCGAGGCCTCAAGTACATTCACTCGGCCAACGTGTTGCACCGTGACCTCAAACCCTCCAACCTGCTCATCAACACCACCTGCGACCTCaag ATCTGTGACTTTGGCCTGGCAAGAATAGCCGACCCTGAGCACGACCACACAGGTTTCTTGACCGAGTACGTGGCCACGCGTTGGTACAGGGCTCCGGAAATCATGCTCAACTCCaag ggCTACTCTAAGTCCATCGACATTTGGTCAGTGGGCTGCATCCTGGCTGAGATGTTGTCCAACAAGCCGATCTTCCCTGGGAAACACTACTTGGACCAGCTCAACCACATACTGG GCGTCCTCGGCTCCCCGTCTCAAGAAGATCTGAACTGCATCATCAACATGAAGGCGAGGAACTACCTGCAGTCCCTGCCTGAAAAACCCAAGATCCCCTGGGAGAAGCTCTTCTACAAGGCCGACTCGAAAG CTCTGGACCTGCTGGGTCGCATGTTGACCTTTAATCCCATCAAGCGCATCAGCGTTGAGGAGGCCCTGGCTCATCCTTACCTGGAGCAGTACTATGATCCCACAGATGAG cCGGTAGCGGAGGAGCCCTTCACTTTCCAGATGGAGCTGGATGACCTTCCCAAAGAGAAGCTGAAGGAGCTGATCTTTGAGGAAACGGCTCGTTTCCAGGAAACCTACCAGGGCTCCTGA
- the nudt9 gene encoding ADP-ribose pyrophosphatase, mitochondrial — MIHFLLRRNWMCRIRLAITLLGLPGAVCSSGRRSAIACSSFPPFISSHTARPITSSCCNLYTTSVLTMPTSAVPHAKSRCPQYPGSNVKRFPVPDNQVDWSQNWPQYKPVSHTDSAVAKKPAWADPDIGSFSPNFNAVDGSVDRTSFEGSYKVENGKPLNPRGRTGLIARGLLGRWGPNHAADPVVTRWKVDAKGAKIQHPVTKKPILQFVSIKRKDCGQWAIPGGMVDAGEQVTLTLQREFSEEALNSLSVSPSERAKINERITKLFKSTGFQVYKGYVDDPRNTDNAWMETVVVNFHDDSGDSVSELPLQAGDDAGQVKWADVDSSSTLYASHSHFLELVAKERKSHW, encoded by the exons ATGATTCATTTCCTTCTGCGGCGAAACTGGATGTGCCGGATCCGTCTAGCGATCACTCTCCTCGGACTCCCCGGCGCCGTGTGCTCCTCCGGACGTAG GTCTGCCATCGCCTGCTCATCCTTCCCTCCTTTCATCAGCAGCCACACCGCCAGACCAATCACTTCCAGTTGCTGTAACCTCTACACGACCAGCGTCCTGACAATGCCGACCTCAGCGGTTCCTCACGCAAAATCCAGATGCCCTCAGTATCCAGGATCCAACGTCAAGCGCTTCCCGGTGCCCGATAACCAGGTGGACTGGAGTCAGAACTGGCCACAGTATAAACCAGTCAGCCACACCGACTCTGCGGTAGCAAAGAAGCCAGCATGGGCAGATCCTGATATCGG GTCTTTCAGTCCAAATTTCAACGCTGTGGATGGTTCTGTGGACAGGACAAGCTTCGAGGGCAGCTACAAGGTTGAAAATGGAAAGCCACT GAATCCTCGTGGACGCACAGGGTTGATCGCTAGAGGTCTGCTGGGACGATGGGGACCCAATCATGCGGCAGATCCAGTTGTCACCAG GTGGAAAGTAGATGCCAAAGGAGCAAAGATACAACACCCAGTCACCAAAAAGCCTATCCTGCAGTTTGTGTCCATCAAGAGGAAGGACTGTGGGCAGTGGGCCATCCCTGGG GGGATGGTGGATGCAGGGGAGCAGGTCACCCTCACGCTGCAGCGGGAGTTCTCGGAGGAAGCGTTGAACTCTCTTTCGGTGTCGCCATCGGAGAGAGCAAAAATCAATGAGCGCATCACGAAACTCTTTAAATCAACAGGGTTTCAG gTCTATAAAGGGTATGTGGATGATCCTAGAAACACTGACAATGCTTGGATGGAGACAGTCGTGGTCAACTTCCATGATGACTCAG GCGACAGTGTGAGCGAGCTGCCGCTGCAAGCCGGCGATGACGCAGGACAAGTCAAGTGGGCTGATGTGGACTCGTCTTCCACCCTCTATGCAAGTCATTCCCATTTCCTGGAGCTGGTTGCCAAAGAGAGGAAGTCCCACTGGTAA